One genomic window of Tenacibaculum tangerinum includes the following:
- a CDS encoding nitrous oxide reductase accessory protein NosL has protein sequence MKALAKFSYVAVVLSLISCKIAPQEIQYGTDMCHSCQMTIVEQTHASQIVTKKGRAYKYDAIECMLQDLDKRDVSSIALFLVTDYTKPTTLINAKEATFLVSEEIKSPMGANLSAFSNREAIKVAGQQFNWNEINDYIQ, from the coding sequence ATGAAAGCACTTGCCAAATTTTCTTATGTAGCAGTAGTACTATCACTCATTTCTTGTAAAATAGCACCACAAGAAATTCAGTACGGTACAGATATGTGTCACTCTTGTCAAATGACCATTGTCGAACAAACACATGCATCACAAATCGTTACCAAAAAAGGAAGAGCCTATAAATACGATGCAATTGAATGTATGTTACAAGATTTAGATAAAAGAGATGTAAGTTCTATTGCGTTATTTTTAGTTACAGATTATACAAAGCCAACCACACTCATCAATGCAAAAGAAGCCACTTTTTTGGTTAGTGAAGAAATAAAAAGTCCGATGGGAGCCAATCTCTCTGCTTTTTCAAACCGAGAAGCAATCAAAGTTGCTGGTCAACAGTTTAACTGGAACGAGATAAACGATTACATACAGTAA
- a CDS encoding nitrous oxide reductase family maturation protein NosD, whose translation MIRLPILFFLFISVSSVFSQQTIQEKIEATKKSDTLVIHEGVYKEHDITISKPITIIGKGKVIIDAEKKGYVFKILSDSVALKNIIIKNVGRSYTKDYAAIYVSRSNNLTIEKVTLENVFFGMLIEKSKNIHIKNSSISSEAKTEAKAGNGIHLWHCSNAIIDGNELHNLRDGIYFEFVKNSVVKNNHSHHNIRYGLHFMFSNNNEYSQNTFNNNGAGVAVMFSKYITMTHNKFLKNWGTASYGLLLKEIYDAEIVKNEFSENTVAVNLEGSTRINYTHNTFSNNGWALKVAGACYKNIFTKNNFLNNSFDVSYNSKINDNSFEGNYWSSYTGYDLNKDAIGDVPYRPVKLFSYIVNQTPETIILLRSLFVDIINFSEKVTPVFTPKNLVDKAPLMQKYND comes from the coding sequence ATGATTAGATTACCTATACTATTTTTTTTGTTTATTTCAGTAAGTAGTGTATTTTCTCAACAAACAATACAAGAAAAAATTGAGGCTACAAAAAAAAGCGATACCCTAGTTATACATGAAGGCGTATACAAAGAACACGATATCACAATTAGCAAACCAATTACGATCATAGGAAAAGGAAAGGTAATAATTGATGCTGAAAAAAAAGGATACGTATTCAAAATTTTATCAGATTCTGTAGCATTAAAAAACATTATAATTAAAAATGTTGGAAGAAGCTACACGAAAGATTATGCAGCTATTTATGTTTCGAGAAGTAATAATTTGACCATCGAGAAAGTAACCCTTGAAAATGTGTTCTTTGGAATGTTAATTGAAAAAAGCAAAAACATTCACATTAAGAATAGCTCTATTTCTAGCGAGGCTAAAACTGAAGCAAAAGCAGGTAATGGAATTCATTTGTGGCATTGTAGTAATGCAATAATAGACGGAAACGAACTGCACAATTTACGAGATGGTATTTATTTTGAATTTGTAAAAAACAGTGTAGTAAAAAACAACCACAGTCATCACAATATTCGATACGGTTTACACTTTATGTTTTCAAACAACAACGAGTATTCTCAAAATACATTTAACAACAACGGAGCTGGTGTAGCAGTTATGTTTTCAAAATATATAACGATGACCCACAATAAATTTTTAAAAAATTGGGGAACAGCTTCCTATGGCTTGTTGCTAAAAGAAATTTACGATGCTGAAATCGTAAAAAATGAATTTTCAGAAAATACCGTAGCTGTGAATCTTGAAGGATCTACTCGAATTAATTATACCCACAACACCTTTAGTAACAATGGATGGGCGCTAAAAGTAGCAGGTGCTTGTTATAAAAACATTTTCACAAAAAATAATTTTTTAAACAATTCATTCGATGTTTCTTATAACAGCAAAATAAACGACAACAGTTTTGAAGGAAACTATTGGAGCTCTTATACAGGATACGATTTGAATAAAGATGCCATAGGAGACGTACCGTATCGACCTGTAAAACTGTTTTCATATATCGTAAATCAAACTCCAGAAACCATCATACTCTTACGAAGCTTATTTGTTGATATTATTAACTTTTCTGAAAAAGTAACTCCAGTTTTTACACCAAAAAACTTGGTAGATAAAGCACCCCTAATGCAAAAGTACAATGATTGA
- a CDS encoding ABC transporter ATP-binding protein: MIEISNIYKKFGKVQVLNKLDLTIKNKGIFAILGPNGSGKTTLIKSILGMVLVDKGEIKINGKSVLHQFEYKKEISYLPQIANFPTNNTVSELIKLIKSLRTKETREEELIEKFGLEAFLDKKLGNLSGGTKQKVNIVLAFMFDNDLIILDEPTTGLDPISLITLKKIIQEEKKQGKTILITSHIMSFVEEMADEIVFLLDGEIYFKGTKEQLYSKTNKQDLEQAIANLLIEHHD; the protein is encoded by the coding sequence ATGATTGAAATTAGCAATATTTATAAAAAATTTGGTAAAGTTCAAGTATTGAATAAACTAGACTTAACCATAAAAAACAAAGGAATTTTCGCAATATTAGGACCTAATGGCTCTGGCAAAACTACGTTGATAAAAAGTATCTTAGGAATGGTTTTAGTCGATAAAGGAGAAATAAAAATTAACGGAAAATCTGTTTTACATCAATTTGAATATAAAAAAGAAATTAGCTATTTACCTCAAATTGCCAACTTTCCAACAAACAATACAGTAAGCGAACTTATAAAACTTATTAAAAGCTTGCGCACCAAAGAAACTAGAGAAGAAGAACTCATAGAAAAATTTGGATTGGAAGCGTTTTTAGATAAAAAACTAGGAAATTTATCAGGCGGCACAAAGCAAAAAGTAAATATTGTACTTGCTTTTATGTTTGATAATGATCTCATCATCTTAGATGAACCCACCACCGGATTAGATCCCATTTCACTTATAACTTTAAAAAAAATAATCCAAGAAGAAAAAAAACAAGGAAAAACAATTCTAATAACCTCACATATAATGAGTTTTGTAGAAGAAATGGCAGATGAAATAGTATTCTTATTAGACGGAGAAATTTACTTCAAAGGGACGAAAGAACAGTTGTACAGCAAAACTAACAAACAAGATTTAGAGCAAGCGATAGCAAACCTACTAATAGAGCATCATGATTAA
- a CDS encoding ABC transporter permease, with protein MIKIIKYCFFDLVRSRWSLVYFSFYLLLSSALLFLNNDTSKAVISLMNIITVLTPLIGTIFGVMYYYNSREFVELLLSQPIKRSHIFIGQYLGVAISLSLSLILGLGIPFLLYGVMQESTSNFLMLLTVGTFLTFIFVALAYNIALSHENKIKGFGYAILVWLFMAVIYDGIFLISLVVFQEYPLDNASLIATAFNPIDLSRILILLKLDISALLGYTGAIFKNFFGTSLGFVTSFLVLILWVMIPVFFIYKKAQRKDF; from the coding sequence ATGATTAAAATTATAAAATATTGTTTTTTCGATTTAGTAAGAAGTAGATGGAGTTTGGTATACTTCAGTTTTTATTTACTGCTGAGTTCTGCTTTATTATTTTTAAATAACGACACCTCTAAAGCAGTCATTTCATTAATGAATATCATTACCGTATTAACTCCGTTAATAGGAACCATATTTGGGGTAATGTATTATTACAATTCAAGAGAATTTGTAGAGCTGCTATTATCTCAGCCTATAAAAAGGTCACACATTTTTATTGGTCAATATTTAGGAGTTGCAATTTCCTTAAGCTTAAGTTTAATTTTAGGTTTGGGAATTCCGTTTTTGCTATACGGTGTAATGCAGGAATCTACCTCTAATTTTTTGATGTTATTAACGGTTGGAACTTTTTTAACATTCATTTTTGTAGCCTTGGCATACAATATCGCTTTATCGCACGAAAATAAAATCAAAGGGTTTGGATATGCTATTTTAGTATGGCTATTCATGGCAGTTATTTACGACGGTATATTTCTCATTTCACTCGTAGTATTTCAAGAGTATCCGCTAGACAATGCATCGCTTATAGCCACCGCATTCAACCCCATAGATTTATCTAGAATTCTGATTTTACTGAAATTAGATATTTCAGCCTTACTAGGATATACGGGTGCAATTTTTAAAAATTTCTTCGGAACCTCACTAGGATTTGTTACATCATTTTTGGTATTGATACTATGGGTAATGATTCCCGTTTTTTTCATATACAAGAAAGCACAGCGAAAAGATTTTTAA
- a CDS encoding DUF2911 domain-containing protein — MKKSILFIIFLTMAFVFSNEAMAQKFPKLDKSPMDAAAYPSSYRISDKTVKIIYSRPQLKGRSLARLAPVGKVWRTGADEAAEITFYKDVVFGGKSVKAGTYTLFTIPGDNEWTVILNSAKNVWGAYFYKESDDIVRVKGTVSKAKEPIEVFSMVFEGEGDDFNMYLGWDDVIVTIPVKG, encoded by the coding sequence ATGAAAAAATCGATTTTATTCATTATTTTCTTAACCATGGCATTTGTGTTTTCAAACGAAGCAATGGCTCAAAAATTCCCAAAACTAGACAAAAGCCCTATGGATGCAGCTGCCTACCCAAGCAGCTATAGAATTTCAGACAAAACAGTAAAAATCATATACAGCCGTCCGCAACTCAAAGGAAGATCGTTAGCAAGGCTAGCTCCAGTAGGAAAAGTATGGAGAACGGGAGCCGATGAGGCGGCAGAAATTACGTTTTACAAAGATGTAGTTTTTGGAGGAAAATCAGTAAAAGCAGGAACATATACCCTGTTTACCATTCCGGGAGATAACGAATGGACTGTAATTTTGAATTCAGCAAAAAACGTATGGGGTGCTTATTTTTATAAAGAATCGGATGATATTGTACGTGTAAAAGGAACGGTTTCAAAAGCAAAAGAACCCATCGAAGTTTTTTCTATGGTGTTTGAAGGCGAAGGAGATGATTTTAACATGTACCTAGGGTGGGATGACGTTATAGTTACCATACCAGTTAAAGGATAA
- a CDS encoding SAM-dependent methyltransferase, with product MNKHTSTLSLKDLVSILLKSAIAPSEIKDAIDLIHEQFQELTQITAYDSKVEYLAAVPTAKGKALGLSHAAQCLLDYNRTHKFLKGMVAAIKEKQQNHPDETIHILYAGCGPYAPFMTLVAQLFSPNEIQFSLLEINKLSLHHAKELIEKLELTDFVADFYEADAVTFSIPNAEKYHILFSETLDALLYRECYVPILFNLVPQLPEATTIIPNNVLIKGRFSLTSVNDPNYKVMREDVIIDVRKELDAYETTNTIPEQLPEKTIDAKAIDIEQYHFFALDTEVHVYNDIWLTRNESSLTLALEMEIEKPFTFNSIVFTYTMKDAIELKFSLKD from the coding sequence ATGAATAAACACACGAGCACTTTATCGTTAAAAGATTTAGTTTCAATCCTTTTAAAAAGTGCTATAGCACCATCGGAAATTAAAGATGCTATAGATTTGATTCACGAACAATTTCAGGAACTTACCCAAATAACAGCCTATGATAGTAAGGTTGAGTATTTGGCTGCTGTTCCAACAGCAAAAGGGAAAGCGTTGGGTTTAAGCCATGCCGCTCAATGCTTATTGGATTACAACAGAACTCATAAATTTTTAAAAGGAATGGTGGCTGCTATTAAAGAAAAACAGCAAAATCACCCCGATGAAACAATACATATATTGTATGCAGGTTGCGGTCCGTATGCTCCTTTTATGACGTTGGTTGCGCAGCTTTTTAGTCCTAATGAAATTCAGTTTAGTCTTTTAGAAATTAACAAACTATCTTTACATCATGCTAAAGAGTTGATAGAAAAACTAGAATTAACTGATTTTGTGGCTGATTTTTATGAAGCTGATGCGGTTACTTTTTCGATTCCGAATGCAGAAAAATACCATATTCTATTTAGTGAAACTTTAGATGCTTTATTGTATAGAGAGTGCTATGTTCCTATTCTTTTTAACCTAGTACCCCAGTTGCCAGAAGCAACCACCATTATTCCTAACAACGTACTAATTAAAGGACGGTTTTCGTTAACATCGGTGAACGACCCTAATTATAAGGTGATGCGGGAAGATGTTATTATAGATGTACGAAAGGAACTGGATGCTTATGAAACTACTAATACGATACCTGAACAACTTCCTGAAAAAACAATAGATGCAAAAGCAATCGACATTGAACAATATCATTTTTTCGCTTTAGATACTGAAGTTCATGTGTATAATGATATTTGGTTGACGAGAAATGAATCGTCTTTAACGCTGGCTCTTGAAATGGAGATTGAAAAACCTTTTACATTCAACTCCATCGTTTTTACTTATACGATGAAAGATGCTATTGAGTTAAAGTTTTCACTAAAAGACTAA
- a CDS encoding leucine--tRNA ligase has product MQYNHREIEKKWQKYWAEKGTFKAENNAEKPKYYVLDMFPYPSGAGLHVGHPLGYIASDIYARYKRHKGFNVLHPQGYDSFGLPAEQYAIQTGQHPAITTETNIKTYRRQLDTIGFSFDWSREVRTSDPNYYKWTQWIFIQLFNSWYNKETDKAEDISTLIAKFEAVGNANVNAVSDDDIPVFSAEEWHNFSEKEQQEILLQYRLTYLSDTEVNWCPALGTVLANDEIVNGVSERGGHPVVRKKMTQWSMRISAYAQRLLDGLETIDWPQPLKDSQINWIGRSQGAMVSFEVPNLDAERSRSDQDVVSTTLNHQIDVFTTRPDTIFGVSFMTLAPEHELVAKITTPEQKEAVEAYVTATAKRSERDRMADVKTISGVFTGAYALHPFTGKQVPIWIGDYVLASYGTGAVMAVPCGDQRDYDFAKHFGLEIPNIFEGVDISEEAFADKEKTVIANSDFLNGLPYKKAMKTVIYELEKRGIGYGKINYRLRDAVFSRQRYWGEPFPVYYKDGMPQMIAAEHLPIKLPEVEKYLPTEDGKPPLGNAEVWAWDVEKNQVVSNDLINHTSVFPLELNTMPGWAGSSWYFNRYMDANNEGEFVSKEAVEYWKEVDLYIGGSEHATGHLLYARFWQKFLFDRGYVPVEEFAKKLINQGMILGTSAFVYRADIKPIVASDKGIDTKEIFNYVIKRPVLISKSEVELLTISEDYTKRYHDLIKDKLLDEINSKFSNDLKESELYLKINLRRCIPLRVDISLLKGTTDELDLEKFIKDKKYEDYNNSIFILEDGFIVDSNEDIIDSSCKYIVGREVEKMSKSKYNVVNPDLICEQYGADSLRLFEMFLGPLEQTKPWKTSGISGVYSFLKKLWKLFTDENGINVSDEEPTKDELKTLHKTIKKVAEDIENFSFNTSVSTFMIAVNELTALKCNKRAILEPLLVLISPYAPHIAEELWSQLGHSESIATAAFPKFEEKHLVESSKNYPISFNGKMRFTLELPLDMSKDDIEKTVMAHEKTQAQLQGRTPKKVIIVPGRIINIVG; this is encoded by the coding sequence ATGCAATACAATCACCGAGAAATAGAAAAAAAGTGGCAAAAGTACTGGGCAGAAAAAGGTACGTTTAAAGCTGAAAACAATGCTGAGAAACCTAAATATTATGTGTTAGATATGTTTCCGTATCCATCAGGAGCAGGCTTACACGTTGGGCATCCACTCGGTTACATTGCCTCAGATATCTATGCACGTTACAAGCGTCATAAAGGATTTAATGTATTGCATCCACAAGGATATGATTCTTTCGGATTACCTGCCGAGCAATATGCCATTCAAACAGGACAACACCCAGCTATTACTACGGAGACGAATATCAAAACCTACCGTCGTCAGTTAGATACTATCGGATTCTCATTCGATTGGTCGCGTGAAGTACGTACTTCAGATCCGAACTATTATAAATGGACACAGTGGATTTTTATCCAACTATTCAACTCTTGGTATAATAAAGAAACTGACAAAGCAGAAGACATTTCAACCTTAATTGCGAAGTTTGAAGCAGTAGGAAATGCAAATGTGAATGCAGTTTCTGATGACGATATTCCTGTTTTTTCTGCGGAAGAATGGCACAACTTTTCTGAGAAAGAACAACAAGAAATACTGTTACAATACCGTTTAACCTATTTGTCAGATACCGAGGTAAACTGGTGTCCCGCTTTAGGAACCGTATTGGCCAATGATGAAATTGTAAATGGTGTTTCTGAACGGGGCGGACACCCAGTAGTTCGCAAAAAAATGACCCAATGGTCCATGCGAATTTCTGCCTATGCACAACGTTTGTTAGACGGTTTAGAAACGATTGATTGGCCACAGCCCTTAAAAGACTCTCAAATTAACTGGATTGGAAGAAGTCAAGGAGCGATGGTTTCTTTTGAGGTACCTAATTTGGACGCTGAGCGTAGTCGAAGCGACCAAGATGTGGTTTCGACTACGCTCAACCACCAGATTGATGTATTTACCACACGCCCTGATACTATTTTCGGCGTGTCTTTTATGACCTTAGCCCCAGAACACGAATTGGTGGCGAAAATCACGACTCCTGAACAAAAAGAAGCGGTAGAAGCGTATGTAACGGCAACTGCAAAACGTTCAGAGCGTGATCGTATGGCAGATGTAAAAACGATTTCAGGAGTATTTACAGGAGCGTATGCCTTACACCCATTTACAGGAAAACAAGTACCTATTTGGATTGGTGATTATGTACTGGCAAGCTACGGTACAGGGGCAGTAATGGCAGTGCCTTGTGGTGACCAACGTGATTATGATTTTGCTAAACATTTCGGATTGGAAATTCCGAATATTTTTGAAGGCGTAGATATTTCTGAAGAAGCCTTTGCCGATAAAGAAAAAACCGTCATTGCAAATTCTGATTTCTTAAACGGACTTCCGTATAAGAAGGCCATGAAAACGGTGATTTATGAATTGGAAAAACGCGGTATTGGCTATGGAAAAATAAACTATCGTTTGCGCGATGCCGTATTCAGTCGTCAACGCTATTGGGGAGAACCTTTTCCAGTATACTACAAAGACGGAATGCCTCAAATGATTGCTGCCGAACATTTACCAATCAAGTTACCAGAAGTAGAAAAATATTTACCTACCGAAGATGGAAAACCACCGTTGGGAAATGCTGAGGTTTGGGCATGGGATGTTGAAAAGAATCAAGTAGTTTCTAATGATTTAATAAATCACACTAGTGTGTTTCCACTAGAACTAAACACGATGCCAGGATGGGCGGGAAGTTCTTGGTACTTTAATCGCTATATGGATGCAAACAATGAAGGAGAATTTGTAAGCAAGGAAGCGGTGGAGTATTGGAAAGAAGTAGATTTATATATCGGAGGATCGGAACATGCTACAGGACACTTACTATATGCACGATTCTGGCAAAAATTCTTGTTTGATAGAGGTTATGTACCTGTAGAAGAGTTTGCAAAAAAACTCATCAACCAAGGAATGATTTTAGGGACAAGTGCTTTTGTATATAGGGCAGATATAAAACCAATTGTTGCTAGCGATAAAGGAATTGATACTAAAGAAATATTTAATTATGTTATTAAAAGACCAGTTCTAATTTCTAAATCAGAAGTAGAGTTGTTAACAATATCAGAAGATTATACTAAGAGGTATCATGATTTGATTAAGGATAAACTTTTGGATGAAATTAATTCCAAATTTTCAAACGACTTAAAAGAATCAGAACTATATCTAAAAATAAATCTGAGAAGATGTATACCACTTCGTGTTGATATTTCTTTACTGAAAGGAACAACAGATGAATTAGATCTAGAAAAATTTATTAAAGACAAAAAATATGAAGATTATAATAATTCAATTTTCATATTAGAAGATGGTTTTATTGTTGATTCCAATGAAGATATAATTGATAGTTCATGTAAATACATTGTAGGTCGCGAAGTTGAAAAAATGTCAAAGTCGAAGTATAATGTGGTGAATCCAGATTTGATATGTGAGCAATATGGTGCAGACAGCCTTAGGCTATTTGAGATGTTCTTAGGGCCCTTAGAGCAAACCAAGCCTTGGAAAACTTCAGGAATTTCAGGCGTGTATTCTTTCTTAAAGAAATTATGGAAATTATTTACCGATGAAAATGGTATCAACGTTTCAGACGAAGAACCAACTAAAGACGAGTTAAAAACCTTGCATAAAACCATTAAGAAAGTAGCAGAAGATATCGAGAACTTCTCGTTCAATACCTCTGTTTCTACCTTTATGATTGCGGTAAATGAGTTAACCGCTTTAAAATGCAACAAACGTGCTATTTTAGAACCCTTATTGGTGTTAATTTCTCCGTATGCACCACATATTGCGGAGGAATTATGGAGTCAGCTAGGGCACAGCGAATCAATTGCAACTGCAGCGTTTCCAAAATTTGAAGAAAAGCATTTAGTAGAAAGCTCGAAGAATTACCCTATTTCTTTTAATGGTAAAATGCGTTTTACGCTAGAATTACCGTTAGATATGAGCAAAGACGATATTGAAAAAACGGTGATGGCACACGAAAAAACACAGGCACAGTTACAAGGACGTACCCCTAAAAAGGTGATTATTGTTCCAGGAAGAATTATTAATATTGTAGGATAA
- a CDS encoding GNAT family N-acetyltransferase: MPEKAWKELNCSHNLYFQPAYLEALEKNNQQLQFSYILLYNEQDEAIAFATIQVVGFYLDNVQNDLQSAIEWVRCVGRKLRLNSSRKPVKILTCGNTFVSGEHGIFIKKDQDKKQVVKQLAKAIVVFEKDISKEKIDAFMLKDFVDESLFITDALHSVGYNSFNVDSNMVLALEKEWHTFDDYLAALKTKYRVKAKKAFKLSSHLRIEEVTTASLKELLPEMNSLYKSVSNKASFNLGHFNIETYLSLKESLKENYVIKAYWLEDKLAGFLSGMITDKNLDAHFVGIDYTVNKTYAIYQRMLYDYILLAIENNIETINFGRTAGEIKSSVGAVPQNLTIYLRHKKSIPNRILSLFLKKIQPTEFRLIKPFKEKKYKNVSSFSQ; encoded by the coding sequence ATACCAGAAAAAGCTTGGAAAGAACTTAATTGCTCGCACAATTTATATTTTCAACCAGCCTATTTAGAAGCGTTAGAAAAAAATAATCAGCAGCTTCAGTTTTCATATATTTTACTTTACAATGAACAAGATGAAGCGATTGCTTTTGCCACGATTCAGGTAGTCGGTTTTTATTTAGATAATGTTCAAAACGACCTACAGTCGGCAATAGAATGGGTACGATGTGTCGGTAGAAAGTTACGGTTGAACTCATCAAGAAAACCAGTTAAAATACTTACTTGCGGTAATACTTTTGTGAGTGGAGAGCACGGTATTTTTATCAAAAAAGATCAAGATAAAAAACAAGTTGTAAAACAGTTAGCAAAGGCTATAGTGGTTTTTGAAAAAGACATTTCTAAAGAAAAAATCGACGCTTTTATGCTGAAAGATTTTGTAGATGAATCGCTTTTTATTACCGATGCACTGCACAGTGTGGGCTATAATTCATTTAATGTAGATTCAAATATGGTATTAGCCTTAGAGAAAGAATGGCATACTTTTGATGATTATTTGGCAGCACTGAAAACAAAATATAGGGTAAAAGCAAAAAAAGCATTCAAATTAAGTTCCCATTTGCGGATAGAGGAAGTAACCACTGCGTCTTTGAAGGAACTGTTACCAGAGATGAATTCGTTATACAAAAGTGTGTCTAATAAGGCGAGTTTTAACTTGGGACATTTTAATATAGAAACCTACCTTTCTTTAAAAGAAAGCCTAAAAGAGAACTATGTGATTAAAGCGTATTGGTTAGAAGATAAATTGGCAGGTTTTTTATCGGGTATGATTACTGATAAGAACCTTGATGCCCATTTTGTGGGAATTGATTACACTGTTAACAAAACGTATGCAATATACCAACGTATGCTCTATGATTATATACTATTAGCTATTGAAAATAACATCGAAACTATTAATTTTGGAAGAACCGCTGGTGAAATTAAAAGCTCAGTCGGTGCAGTACCTCAAAATTTAACAATTTATTTAAGGCATAAAAAAAGTATTCCAAATCGTATTTTGAGTTTATTTTTGAAGAAAATTCAACCAACAGAATTCAGGTTAATTAAGCCTTTTAAAGAAAAAAAGTATAAAAACGTATCGTCTTTTAGCCAATGA
- a CDS encoding acyl-CoA thioesterase, whose amino-acid sequence MKNTQELLQILTLDDLGEGNFNGVSKDIGSPNVFGGQVLAQALNAAYRTTPKERILHSLHSYFLEAGNLELPITYNVQTIRDGGSFSTRRVTAHQNDKTIFILSCSFHKKEEGYEHQKPIKKDVKQPEELLSWTDMLDQFGAFLPKKMKAFLSIERPVDFKPVQIVNPLDRKDLPPLVDVWFKLKGEALELPLSIKQQLLTYISDYNILTACLNPNASVANFGNTQMASLDHSMWFYRDFDFDDWMLFSVESPSTYGARGFARGNMYTRSGKLIASVAQEGLMRPIREVY is encoded by the coding sequence ATGAAAAATACACAAGAACTATTACAGATACTTACTCTAGACGACTTAGGGGAAGGTAATTTTAATGGAGTTAGCAAAGATATAGGAAGTCCAAACGTTTTTGGAGGTCAGGTACTAGCTCAAGCATTAAATGCCGCCTATAGAACAACGCCAAAAGAGCGTATATTACATTCGCTGCATTCCTATTTTTTAGAGGCAGGAAATTTAGAACTACCCATAACGTACAATGTACAAACAATTCGCGACGGAGGTAGCTTTTCTACTCGTAGAGTTACGGCACACCAAAATGATAAAACTATTTTTATTCTCTCGTGTTCTTTTCATAAAAAGGAGGAAGGATACGAACACCAAAAACCTATAAAAAAGGATGTAAAACAACCTGAAGAATTGTTAAGTTGGACAGATATGTTAGACCAATTCGGGGCTTTCTTACCAAAAAAAATGAAGGCTTTTTTAAGTATTGAACGTCCTGTTGATTTTAAACCTGTACAAATTGTAAATCCGTTAGACCGTAAAGATTTACCTCCATTAGTAGATGTGTGGTTTAAATTAAAAGGAGAGGCATTGGAGTTGCCATTAAGTATTAAACAGCAACTATTAACTTATATATCAGACTATAATATTTTAACAGCGTGTTTAAATCCGAATGCGAGTGTTGCTAATTTTGGAAACACACAAATGGCAAGTTTAGACCATTCGATGTGGTTTTATCGCGATTTTGATTTTGACGATTGGATGTTGTTTTCTGTGGAAAGTCCTAGTACTTATGGTGCTCGTGGTTTTGCACGTGGAAATATGTATACAAGAAGTGGAAAGTTGATTGCTTCTGTTGCGCAAGAGGGTTTGATGCGCCCGATAAGAGAAGTGTACTAA